In Prunus dulcis chromosome 1, ALMONDv2, whole genome shotgun sequence, the following are encoded in one genomic region:
- the LOC117613861 gene encoding tRNA pseudouridine synthase A, with protein MTENLKHSLDSISSSHSPHRPSKISKTTDDLSDDEQQQQQQQPESMSQRPGIQRYLLAIEYIGTRFSGSQQQSNCRTVVGVLEEAFHKFIGQPVSMFCSSRTDAGVHALSNVCHVDVERISKRKPGEVLEPHEPAVVKRAVNHFLQKNEGDVMVIDVRSVPANFHARYKAQERTYFYRLLSGAETLSTFEKDRAWHVPEELNLRAMQEACKVLVGHHDFSSFRAAGCQAKSPIRTLDELNVSEVVSTPCFPSIMERKQNNLGEDPHAGTNKSETDPPPSFNGGADLGFGLRKKHRCFVVTARARAFLYHQVRLLVGVLKAVGTGDLKVPDVERILNAKTVTAASPMAPACGLYLGHVKYDLP; from the exons ATGACAGAAAATTTGAAGCACTCACTAGATAGTATTAGTAGCTCCCATTCTCCGCATAGGCCTTCAAAGATTTCCAAAACCACCGACGATCTCAGCGACGAcgaacaacaacaacaacaacaacaaccagAATCGATGAGCCAACGCCCTGGAATTCAACGGTATCTACTCGCAATAGAGTACATTGGGACTCGCTTCTCGGGGTCTCAGCAACAGTCCAATTGCCGTACAGTAGTTGGCGTTCTTGAG GAGGCTTTTCACAAATTTATTGGCCAGCCGGTTTCAATGTTCTGTTCAAGTCGAACT gATGCAGGAGTCCATGCCTTGTCGAATGTTTGTCATGTAGATGTTGAGCGCATAAGCAAAAGGAAGCCTGGTGAAGTG TTAGAACCCCATGAACCTGCGGTAGTCAAAAGAGCTGTGAATCATTTCTTACAG AAGAATGAAGGTGACGTAATGGTGATTGATGTTCGCAGTGTCCCAGCTAATTTTCATGCTCGATATAAAGCCCAAGAGCGCAC GTACTTCTACCGCTTGCTGTCTGGGGCAGAGACTTTGTCAACCTTTGAAAAAGACCGGGCATGGCATGTACCAGAAGAGCTGAATCTTCGAGCTATGCAG GAAGCATGCAAGGTTCTGGTTGGACATCATGATTTTAGTTCCTTTAGGGCAGCAGGTTGTCAG GCCAAATCACCAATCAGAACATTAGATGAACTTAATGTGTCTGAGGTAGTGTcaactccttgctttccatcaataATGGAgaggaaacaaaacaatttaggAGAAGATCCTCATGCTGGCACGAACAAATCTGAGACTGACCCACCCCCTAGTTTCAATGGAGGGGCTGATCTAGGATTTGGCTTGAGAAAAAAACACCGTTGCTTTGTGGTAACAGCACGAGCACGCGCTTTTCTATACCACCAG GTTAGACTGCTTGTTGGTGTACTTAAAGCTGTTGGGACTGGAGATTTAAAAGTACCTGATG TTGAGAGGATCTTGAATGCAAAGACAGTGACTGCTGCTAGTCCCATGGCGCCTGCTTGTGGTCTATACCTTGGACATGTAAAATACGATTTGCCCTGA
- the LOC117636555 gene encoding YTH domain-containing protein ECT4 isoform X2, protein MAGEKKIEKGEPISTVLTADSVTGLSQQEVVSGKDGIPSDPIPSMSSLLDSNSSIKGETDQDSVGEHGVYYQPTSCYNYYYPGYNGSFTQMDDHGYLHANNQHTGVQSDNGSMVYYLPGYNPYAPGTLMGIDGQGVGQQQYFPSSGYMQPPVSYGSEAAPCYSWDTTFVGDVSTAANSGFGNVKVGPGSAALSKSGGFISTKTNGNLPSRFSKALPHTQPFKSLNKVSHLGNDFSAGLLKGYNPAGRFSSLANQKYGLFPPNGHVNYKSNARILNGNDRFKSRENYNRNEDFESSTELTRGPRSRNKSAPLDSAIEKEELSFTVHRDQYNLPDFQTDYEKAKFYVIKSYSEDDVHKSIKYDVWASTPNGNKKLDTSFRDAESKSRETGTQCPIFLFFSVNGSGQFIGLAEMAGQVDFNKDMDFWQVDKWSGFFPVKWHVIKDIPNTQLRHIILENNDNRPVTFTRDTQEIGLKQGLEMLNIFKSYTAKTSLLDDFIFYEDREKSLKAKRSSKPATLKMETYDNNDITKHINAGGRNVDDESAGIRMASDRASLISLTKNLSLNGCP, encoded by the exons ATGGCTGgcgaaaagaaaattgagaaag GAGAGCCTATATCCACTGTACTGACGGCAGATTCTGTTACCGGATTGAGTCAGCAAGAAGTG GTATCTGGAAAAGACGGAATACCATCTGATCCAATCCCCTCCATGTCTTCTTTATTGGATTCCAACTCTAGCATCAAAGGTGAGACTGATCAAGATTCAGTTGGAGAGCATGGTGTTTACTATCAACCTACTAGCTGTTACAATTATTATTACCCAG GTTATAATGGATCGTTTACACAGATGGATGATCATGGTTATTTACACGCTAATAATCAGCATACG GGTGTGCAGTCTGACAATGGTTCAATGGTCTATTATCTTCCGGGCTATAACCCATATGCCCCGGGAACTCTTATGGGAATTGACGGCCAAGGTGTTGGTCAACAGCAGTATTTTCCTTCCTCAGGATATATGCAACCTCCTGTTTCCTATGGTTCAGAAGCTGCGCCTTGTTATTCATGGGATACAACATTTGTTGGAGACGTCTCTACTGCAGCGAATTCTGGTTTTGGAAATGTAAAGGTCGGTCCAGGTTCTGCTGCTTTGTCTAAGTCGGGTGGCTTTATTTCGACTAAAACCAATGGCAATCTTCCTAGCAGATTTTCCAAGGCTCTCCCTCATACACAACCCTTCAAATCATTAAACAAG GTATCGCATTTGGGCAATGATTTCTCAGCAGGTCTTTTGAAGGGGTACAACCCAGCTGGAAGGTTCTCATCATTAGCTAATCAGAAGTATGGTCTTTTTCCTCCAAATGGTCACGTGAACTACAAATCTAATGCGAGAATTTTGAATGGAAATGATAGATTTAAGTCCAGGGAAAACTATAACAGGAATGAAGATTTTGAATCCTCAACTGAGCTGACACGTGGTCCAAGGTCCCGAAACAAGAGCGCTCCTTTAGATTCAGCAATTGAGAAGGAAGAACTATCGTTTACAGTCCATAGAGATCAATATAATCTACCAGATTTTCAGACTGATTATGAAAAAGCGAAGTTTTATGTCATCAAGTCTTACAGTGAGGATGACGTCCATAAGTCCATTAAATATGATGTTTGGGCCAGCACTCCAAACGGCAATAAAAAACTAGATACGTCATTTCGTGATGCTGAATCAAAATCTAGGGAGACAGGCACACAGTGtcccatcttcctcttcttctcg GTAAATGGAAGTGGACAGTTTATCGGCCTAGCTGAGATGGCTGGCCAGGTGGATTTCAATAAAGATATGGATTTCTGGCAAGTTGACAAGTGGAGTGGTTTCTTCCCAGTAAAATGGCATGTAATAAAGGACATACCTAACACTCAATTGCGGCATATTATCCTCGAAAATAATGATAACAGACCTGTAACTTTTACCCGGGACACTCAAGAG ATTGGACTGAAGCAAGGTTTGGAAATGCTGAACATATTTAAAAGCTACACAGCTAAAACATCATTGTTagatgattttattttctatgaGGATCGAGAAAAGTCTCTGAAAGCCAAGAGGAGCAGTAAGCCTGCAACTTTGAAGATGGAAACTTATGACAATAATGATATTACT AAACATATAAATGCAGGAGGGAGAAACGTTGATGATGAATCAGCTGGAATAAGGATGGCTTCCGATCGAGCATCTCTCATTTCACTCACCAAAAATCTTTCCCTCAATGGTTGCCCATGA
- the LOC117636555 gene encoding YTH domain-containing protein ECT1 isoform X4, with the protein MAGEKKIEKGEPISTVLTADSVTGLSQQEVVSGKDGIPSDPIPSMSSLLDSNSSIKGYNGSFTQMDDHGYLHANNQHTGVQSDNGSMVYYLPGYNPYAPGTLMGIDGQGVGQQQYFPSSGYMQPPVSYGSEAAPCYSWDTTFVGDVSTAANSGFGNVKVGPGSAALSKSGGFISTKTNGNLPSRFSKALPHTQPFKSLNKVSHLGNDFSAGLLKGYNPAGRFSSLANQKYGLFPPNGHVNYKSNARILNGNDRFKSRENYNRNEDFESSTELTRGPRSRNKSAPLDSAIEKEELSFTVHRDQYNLPDFQTDYEKAKFYVIKSYSEDDVHKSIKYDVWASTPNGNKKLDTSFRDAESKSRETGTQCPIFLFFSVNGSGQFIGLAEMAGQVDFNKDMDFWQVDKWSGFFPVKWHVIKDIPNTQLRHIILENNDNRPVTFTRDTQEIGLKQGLEMLNIFKSYTAKTSLLDDFIFYEDREKSLKAKRSSKPATLKMETYDNNDITKHINAGGRNVDDESAGIRMASDRASLISLTKNLSLNGCP; encoded by the exons ATGGCTGgcgaaaagaaaattgagaaag GAGAGCCTATATCCACTGTACTGACGGCAGATTCTGTTACCGGATTGAGTCAGCAAGAAGTG GTATCTGGAAAAGACGGAATACCATCTGATCCAATCCCCTCCATGTCTTCTTTATTGGATTCCAACTCTAGCATCAAAG GTTATAATGGATCGTTTACACAGATGGATGATCATGGTTATTTACACGCTAATAATCAGCATACG GGTGTGCAGTCTGACAATGGTTCAATGGTCTATTATCTTCCGGGCTATAACCCATATGCCCCGGGAACTCTTATGGGAATTGACGGCCAAGGTGTTGGTCAACAGCAGTATTTTCCTTCCTCAGGATATATGCAACCTCCTGTTTCCTATGGTTCAGAAGCTGCGCCTTGTTATTCATGGGATACAACATTTGTTGGAGACGTCTCTACTGCAGCGAATTCTGGTTTTGGAAATGTAAAGGTCGGTCCAGGTTCTGCTGCTTTGTCTAAGTCGGGTGGCTTTATTTCGACTAAAACCAATGGCAATCTTCCTAGCAGATTTTCCAAGGCTCTCCCTCATACACAACCCTTCAAATCATTAAACAAG GTATCGCATTTGGGCAATGATTTCTCAGCAGGTCTTTTGAAGGGGTACAACCCAGCTGGAAGGTTCTCATCATTAGCTAATCAGAAGTATGGTCTTTTTCCTCCAAATGGTCACGTGAACTACAAATCTAATGCGAGAATTTTGAATGGAAATGATAGATTTAAGTCCAGGGAAAACTATAACAGGAATGAAGATTTTGAATCCTCAACTGAGCTGACACGTGGTCCAAGGTCCCGAAACAAGAGCGCTCCTTTAGATTCAGCAATTGAGAAGGAAGAACTATCGTTTACAGTCCATAGAGATCAATATAATCTACCAGATTTTCAGACTGATTATGAAAAAGCGAAGTTTTATGTCATCAAGTCTTACAGTGAGGATGACGTCCATAAGTCCATTAAATATGATGTTTGGGCCAGCACTCCAAACGGCAATAAAAAACTAGATACGTCATTTCGTGATGCTGAATCAAAATCTAGGGAGACAGGCACACAGTGtcccatcttcctcttcttctcg GTAAATGGAAGTGGACAGTTTATCGGCCTAGCTGAGATGGCTGGCCAGGTGGATTTCAATAAAGATATGGATTTCTGGCAAGTTGACAAGTGGAGTGGTTTCTTCCCAGTAAAATGGCATGTAATAAAGGACATACCTAACACTCAATTGCGGCATATTATCCTCGAAAATAATGATAACAGACCTGTAACTTTTACCCGGGACACTCAAGAG ATTGGACTGAAGCAAGGTTTGGAAATGCTGAACATATTTAAAAGCTACACAGCTAAAACATCATTGTTagatgattttattttctatgaGGATCGAGAAAAGTCTCTGAAAGCCAAGAGGAGCAGTAAGCCTGCAACTTTGAAGATGGAAACTTATGACAATAATGATATTACT AAACATATAAATGCAGGAGGGAGAAACGTTGATGATGAATCAGCTGGAATAAGGATGGCTTCCGATCGAGCATCTCTCATTTCACTCACCAAAAATCTTTCCCTCAATGGTTGCCCATGA
- the LOC117636555 gene encoding YTH domain-containing protein ECT1 isoform X3, which translates to MAGEKKIEKGEPISTVLTADSVTGLSQQEVVSGKDGIPSDPIPSMSSLLDSNSSIKAGYNGSFTQMDDHGYLHANNQHTGVQSDNGSMVYYLPGYNPYAPGTLMGIDGQGVGQQQYFPSSGYMQPPVSYGSEAAPCYSWDTTFVGDVSTAANSGFGNVKVGPGSAALSKSGGFISTKTNGNLPSRFSKALPHTQPFKSLNKVSHLGNDFSAGLLKGYNPAGRFSSLANQKYGLFPPNGHVNYKSNARILNGNDRFKSRENYNRNEDFESSTELTRGPRSRNKSAPLDSAIEKEELSFTVHRDQYNLPDFQTDYEKAKFYVIKSYSEDDVHKSIKYDVWASTPNGNKKLDTSFRDAESKSRETGTQCPIFLFFSVNGSGQFIGLAEMAGQVDFNKDMDFWQVDKWSGFFPVKWHVIKDIPNTQLRHIILENNDNRPVTFTRDTQEIGLKQGLEMLNIFKSYTAKTSLLDDFIFYEDREKSLKAKRSSKPATLKMETYDNNDITKHINAGGRNVDDESAGIRMASDRASLISLTKNLSLNGCP; encoded by the exons ATGGCTGgcgaaaagaaaattgagaaag GAGAGCCTATATCCACTGTACTGACGGCAGATTCTGTTACCGGATTGAGTCAGCAAGAAGTG GTATCTGGAAAAGACGGAATACCATCTGATCCAATCCCCTCCATGTCTTCTTTATTGGATTCCAACTCTAGCATCAAAG CAGGTTATAATGGATCGTTTACACAGATGGATGATCATGGTTATTTACACGCTAATAATCAGCATACG GGTGTGCAGTCTGACAATGGTTCAATGGTCTATTATCTTCCGGGCTATAACCCATATGCCCCGGGAACTCTTATGGGAATTGACGGCCAAGGTGTTGGTCAACAGCAGTATTTTCCTTCCTCAGGATATATGCAACCTCCTGTTTCCTATGGTTCAGAAGCTGCGCCTTGTTATTCATGGGATACAACATTTGTTGGAGACGTCTCTACTGCAGCGAATTCTGGTTTTGGAAATGTAAAGGTCGGTCCAGGTTCTGCTGCTTTGTCTAAGTCGGGTGGCTTTATTTCGACTAAAACCAATGGCAATCTTCCTAGCAGATTTTCCAAGGCTCTCCCTCATACACAACCCTTCAAATCATTAAACAAG GTATCGCATTTGGGCAATGATTTCTCAGCAGGTCTTTTGAAGGGGTACAACCCAGCTGGAAGGTTCTCATCATTAGCTAATCAGAAGTATGGTCTTTTTCCTCCAAATGGTCACGTGAACTACAAATCTAATGCGAGAATTTTGAATGGAAATGATAGATTTAAGTCCAGGGAAAACTATAACAGGAATGAAGATTTTGAATCCTCAACTGAGCTGACACGTGGTCCAAGGTCCCGAAACAAGAGCGCTCCTTTAGATTCAGCAATTGAGAAGGAAGAACTATCGTTTACAGTCCATAGAGATCAATATAATCTACCAGATTTTCAGACTGATTATGAAAAAGCGAAGTTTTATGTCATCAAGTCTTACAGTGAGGATGACGTCCATAAGTCCATTAAATATGATGTTTGGGCCAGCACTCCAAACGGCAATAAAAAACTAGATACGTCATTTCGTGATGCTGAATCAAAATCTAGGGAGACAGGCACACAGTGtcccatcttcctcttcttctcg GTAAATGGAAGTGGACAGTTTATCGGCCTAGCTGAGATGGCTGGCCAGGTGGATTTCAATAAAGATATGGATTTCTGGCAAGTTGACAAGTGGAGTGGTTTCTTCCCAGTAAAATGGCATGTAATAAAGGACATACCTAACACTCAATTGCGGCATATTATCCTCGAAAATAATGATAACAGACCTGTAACTTTTACCCGGGACACTCAAGAG ATTGGACTGAAGCAAGGTTTGGAAATGCTGAACATATTTAAAAGCTACACAGCTAAAACATCATTGTTagatgattttattttctatgaGGATCGAGAAAAGTCTCTGAAAGCCAAGAGGAGCAGTAAGCCTGCAACTTTGAAGATGGAAACTTATGACAATAATGATATTACT AAACATATAAATGCAGGAGGGAGAAACGTTGATGATGAATCAGCTGGAATAAGGATGGCTTCCGATCGAGCATCTCTCATTTCACTCACCAAAAATCTTTCCCTCAATGGTTGCCCATGA
- the LOC117636555 gene encoding YTH domain-containing protein ECT4 isoform X1 produces the protein MAGEKKIEKGEPISTVLTADSVTGLSQQEVVSGKDGIPSDPIPSMSSLLDSNSSIKGETDQDSVGEHGVYYQPTSCYNYYYPAGYNGSFTQMDDHGYLHANNQHTGVQSDNGSMVYYLPGYNPYAPGTLMGIDGQGVGQQQYFPSSGYMQPPVSYGSEAAPCYSWDTTFVGDVSTAANSGFGNVKVGPGSAALSKSGGFISTKTNGNLPSRFSKALPHTQPFKSLNKVSHLGNDFSAGLLKGYNPAGRFSSLANQKYGLFPPNGHVNYKSNARILNGNDRFKSRENYNRNEDFESSTELTRGPRSRNKSAPLDSAIEKEELSFTVHRDQYNLPDFQTDYEKAKFYVIKSYSEDDVHKSIKYDVWASTPNGNKKLDTSFRDAESKSRETGTQCPIFLFFSVNGSGQFIGLAEMAGQVDFNKDMDFWQVDKWSGFFPVKWHVIKDIPNTQLRHIILENNDNRPVTFTRDTQEIGLKQGLEMLNIFKSYTAKTSLLDDFIFYEDREKSLKAKRSSKPATLKMETYDNNDITKHINAGGRNVDDESAGIRMASDRASLISLTKNLSLNGCP, from the exons ATGGCTGgcgaaaagaaaattgagaaag GAGAGCCTATATCCACTGTACTGACGGCAGATTCTGTTACCGGATTGAGTCAGCAAGAAGTG GTATCTGGAAAAGACGGAATACCATCTGATCCAATCCCCTCCATGTCTTCTTTATTGGATTCCAACTCTAGCATCAAAGGTGAGACTGATCAAGATTCAGTTGGAGAGCATGGTGTTTACTATCAACCTACTAGCTGTTACAATTATTATTACCCAG CAGGTTATAATGGATCGTTTACACAGATGGATGATCATGGTTATTTACACGCTAATAATCAGCATACG GGTGTGCAGTCTGACAATGGTTCAATGGTCTATTATCTTCCGGGCTATAACCCATATGCCCCGGGAACTCTTATGGGAATTGACGGCCAAGGTGTTGGTCAACAGCAGTATTTTCCTTCCTCAGGATATATGCAACCTCCTGTTTCCTATGGTTCAGAAGCTGCGCCTTGTTATTCATGGGATACAACATTTGTTGGAGACGTCTCTACTGCAGCGAATTCTGGTTTTGGAAATGTAAAGGTCGGTCCAGGTTCTGCTGCTTTGTCTAAGTCGGGTGGCTTTATTTCGACTAAAACCAATGGCAATCTTCCTAGCAGATTTTCCAAGGCTCTCCCTCATACACAACCCTTCAAATCATTAAACAAG GTATCGCATTTGGGCAATGATTTCTCAGCAGGTCTTTTGAAGGGGTACAACCCAGCTGGAAGGTTCTCATCATTAGCTAATCAGAAGTATGGTCTTTTTCCTCCAAATGGTCACGTGAACTACAAATCTAATGCGAGAATTTTGAATGGAAATGATAGATTTAAGTCCAGGGAAAACTATAACAGGAATGAAGATTTTGAATCCTCAACTGAGCTGACACGTGGTCCAAGGTCCCGAAACAAGAGCGCTCCTTTAGATTCAGCAATTGAGAAGGAAGAACTATCGTTTACAGTCCATAGAGATCAATATAATCTACCAGATTTTCAGACTGATTATGAAAAAGCGAAGTTTTATGTCATCAAGTCTTACAGTGAGGATGACGTCCATAAGTCCATTAAATATGATGTTTGGGCCAGCACTCCAAACGGCAATAAAAAACTAGATACGTCATTTCGTGATGCTGAATCAAAATCTAGGGAGACAGGCACACAGTGtcccatcttcctcttcttctcg GTAAATGGAAGTGGACAGTTTATCGGCCTAGCTGAGATGGCTGGCCAGGTGGATTTCAATAAAGATATGGATTTCTGGCAAGTTGACAAGTGGAGTGGTTTCTTCCCAGTAAAATGGCATGTAATAAAGGACATACCTAACACTCAATTGCGGCATATTATCCTCGAAAATAATGATAACAGACCTGTAACTTTTACCCGGGACACTCAAGAG ATTGGACTGAAGCAAGGTTTGGAAATGCTGAACATATTTAAAAGCTACACAGCTAAAACATCATTGTTagatgattttattttctatgaGGATCGAGAAAAGTCTCTGAAAGCCAAGAGGAGCAGTAAGCCTGCAACTTTGAAGATGGAAACTTATGACAATAATGATATTACT AAACATATAAATGCAGGAGGGAGAAACGTTGATGATGAATCAGCTGGAATAAGGATGGCTTCCGATCGAGCATCTCTCATTTCACTCACCAAAAATCTTTCCCTCAATGGTTGCCCATGA